In Pseudoliparis swirei isolate HS2019 ecotype Mariana Trench chromosome 9, NWPU_hadal_v1, whole genome shotgun sequence, a genomic segment contains:
- the hnrnpa1b gene encoding heterogeneous nuclear ribonucleoprotein A1b, giving the protein MSKDVPREPEQLRKLFIGGLSFETTDESLRAHFEQWGSLTDCVVMRDPNTKRSRGFGFVTYSSVDEVDAAMSARPHKVDGRVVEPKRAVSREDSNRPGAHVTVKKIFVGGIKEDTEESHLRDYFSQFGKIEVIDIMTDRNTGKKRGFAFVTFDDHDSVDRIVIQKYHTIHSHNCEVRKALTRQEMQTTGMGRSSSSSSSSGGGGRPYEYDRGFNQGSRGRYGDSPYNCNGGDGGGGGGGYGGGGGGGPSGPGGYNNSGNRGYNQGYNQGGGGGGSGGGGGGGGGGYGGSAYESNGYGNCSGGGSSGGGGGGGNNYNNMGHYDPQASNFGPMKNNFGGGGGGSGGVSRNFGGGGGSGGGGGGSGGGGGSSGGSSSYGGGSNTGGYGRSGRF; this is encoded by the exons ATGTCGAAAGAT GTCCCACGTGAACCGGAGCAGCTTCGCAAGCTGTTCATTGGAGGCTTGAGCTTCGAGACCACAGACGAAAGCCTGCGGGCTCATTTTGAGCAATGGGGGAGCCTTACAGACTGCGTG GTTATGAGGGATCCCAACACAAAGAGATCAAGGGGCTTTGGCTTCGTTACATACTCTTCTGTGGATGAAGTTGATGCTGCCATGTCTGCCCGCCCCCACAAGGTTGATGGAAGAGTTGTTGAACCTAAACGAGCAGTTTCTCGGGAG GACTCCAACCGGCCAGGGGCCCACGTAACAGTGAAAAAGATATTTGTTGGCGGCATCaaggaagatacagaggagtCCCACTTGCGAGATTACTTCTCACAATTTGGCAAAATAGAGGTCATTGATATCATGACTGACCGTAATACTGGAAAGAAGAGGGGCTTTGCTTTTGTGACATTTGATGATCATGACTCCGTCGACAGGATTGTCA TCCAAAAATACCACACAATCCACTCTcacaactgtgaggtgaggAAGGCTCTTACAAGGCAGGAAATGCAGACTACAGGAATGG gacgcagcagcagcagcagcagcagcagcggtggTGGTGGAAGGCcttatgaatatgacagaggtTTCAATCAAG GAAGCAGGGGTAGATATGGAGACAGTCCTTACAATTGCAATGGAGGTGATGGCGGTGGCGGGGGTGGTG GATatggcggcggtggtggtggtggtcccAGCGGTCCTGGGGGATATAACAATAGTGGCAACCGAGGATATAACCAAGGTTAcaaccagggaggaggaggcggtggcagcggtggtggaggaggaggcggcggcggaggtTATGGAGGAAGTGCCTATGAAAGCAACGGCTATG GTAACTGTAGTGGAGGTGGAAGCAGcgggggcggcggcggaggaggaaatAACTACAACAACATGGGCCACTATGACCCCCAAGCCTCCAATTTCGGCCCAATGAAGAACAActttggtggtggtggcggcggcagcGGTGGAGTTAGCAGGAACTTCG gaggaggaggtggtagtggtggtggtggtggtggtagtggtggtggtggtggaagcagtggcggcagcagcagctatGGAGGGGGCTCAAACACTGGTGGATATGGCCGTTCTGGACGTTTTTGA
- the nfe2 gene encoding transcription factor NF-E2 45 kDa subunit, with protein MCSTANYVHPLRRTCEVLATPGRLCGGVSMSNNFSGARSHGAPQDTEMDVAWQELMAITELQEFEVSSAGSYETAPYQTMEPMVPMGGDEMAQSHSETPPVVYGLSTADAYNGCYLQEVPVRHSVSSHAEAVYGHSDSQLNQRMHPISSHSQPSHVAPREQMNMFGTNQGHRRVNAGLSQDLRRHMLWTTHGQSSHARPADDLESDSGLSLGSSPPLASPDNPVSGAPGCKSVTYSDGEPDSMGDHARRAHTHYSMDYQSQAHSYSHPGAQQSYFSTQPTLSQPSAASLSMKPDPTSLSNLHIDSGESSRGSSQYSMYAKPQGSISAPASISRDERQAVSLKIPFQMEKIINLPVDDFNELLTQYTLTDTQLALVRDIRRRGKNKVAAQNCRKRKLESIIHLERELQQLQAQREHLAQQRAEFKRSLAFIQCHLTGLYSEVFSHLRDEDGQPYSIDEYALQQTPDGKMYLVPHAMMQKREQC; from the exons ATGTGTTCCACGGCCAACTATGTTCACCCTCTGAGGAGAACCTGTGAG GTGTTAGCCACTCCAGGCAGGCTGTGTGGGGGAGTGTCCATGTCCAATAATTTTTCTGGAGCCAGGTCTCATGGAGCTCCTCAGGACACAGAGATGGATGTTGCTTGGCAGGAGCTGATGGCCATCACAGAGCTGCAG GAGTTTGAAGTCTCCAGTGCAGGCTCCTATGAAACGGCACCGTACCAAACCATGGAGCCCATGGTCCCGATGGGAGGAGACGAGATGGCTCAGTCCCATTCTGAAACTCCTCCTGTGGTTTATGGGCTCAGCACTGCTGACGCTTACAATGGATGTTACCTTCAAGAGGTGCCTGTCCGTCACAGTGTCAGCAGCCACGCCGAGGCAGTGTACGGACACTCGGATTCTCAACTCAATCAAAGAATGCACCCCATCTCTTCTCACTCACAGCCCTCGCACGTGGCTCCGAGGGAACAAATGAACATGTTCGGTACCAACCAAGGGCACAGGCGGGTCAACGCTGGTCTCTCGCAGGATCTACGTCGGCACATGCTGTGGACTACACATGGACAAAGCTCACACGCTCGCCCAGCTGATGATCTGGAGTCGgactctggtctgtctctgggtTCTAGTCCTCCGCTGGCCTCTCCAGATAATCCTGTGAGCGGCGCACCAGGTTGCAAGAGTGTGACATATAGTGACGGAGAACCAGACAGCATGGGTGACCACGCCAGAAGAGCACACACCCATTACTCAATGGACTACCAGAGTCAAGCGCACTCATATTCACACCCAGGTGCACAGCAATCTTATTTTTCAACCCAACCAACTTTATCTCAACCTAGTGCTGCGAGTCTGTCAATGAAACCGGATCCGACCTCTCTGAGCAACCTGCACATCGACTCTGGAGAGTCCAGCAGAGGGAGCTCACAATATAGCATGTATGCAAAACCACAAGGAAGTATCTCAGCCCCAGCTTCAATCAGCAGAGATGAGCGGCAGGCCGTGTCTTTGAAGATTCCCTTCCAAATGGAGAAGATCATCAATCTACCCGTGGACGACTTCAATGAGCTCCTGACGCAGTATACTCTGACGGATACTCAACTGGCACTGGTCAGGGACATTAGACGGAGAGGGAAGAACAAGGTGGCAGCTCAGAACTGCAGGAAGAGGAAGCTCGAGAGCATAATTCACCTTGAAAGAGaactgcagcagctgcaggccCAGAGAGAGCACCTCGCACAGCAAAGAGCAGAGTTCAAGCGCAGCTTGGCTTTTATTCAATGTCACCTTACAGGCCTTTATTCAGAAGTATTTTCTCACTTGAGAGATGAGGATGGACAACCATACTCAATAGATGAATATGCTCTACAACAGACACCTGATGGTAAAATGTATTTGGTACCTCATGCAATGATGCAAAAGAGAGAGCAATGCTGA
- the copz1 gene encoding coatomer subunit zeta-1: MDSSILEPSLYTVKAVLILDNDGDRLYAKYYDDTYPTVKEQKAFEKNIFNKTHRTDSEIALLEGLTVVYKSNIDLFFYVIGSSHENELMLMAVLNCLFDSLSQLLRKNVERRALLENMEGLFLAVDEIVDGGVILESDPQQVVHRVSLRGDDVPLTEQTVTQVLQSAKEQIKWSLLR; the protein is encoded by the exons ATGGATTCTTCAATACTG GAACCATCCTTGTACACTGTCAAAGCGGTTTTGATCCTGGACAACGACGGAGACCGGCTGTATGCCAAG TATTACGATGACACGTACCCAACAGTGAAAGAGCAGAAGGCGTTTGAGAAGAACATAttcaacaaaacacacaggaCGGACA GTGAGATAGCATTACTCGAAGGCCTCACTGTTGTCTACAAAAGCAACATAGACCTCTTCTTTTATGTGATTGGAAGTTCCCATGAAAATGAG CTTATGCTTATGGCTGTTCTAAACTGCCTTTTTGATTCGCTCAGTCAGTTGTTGAG AAAGAATGTTGAGAGAAGAGCTTTGTTGGAGAATATGGAGGGTCTCTTTCTGGCTGTGGATGAAATTGTAGATGGAGG GGTGATCCTGGAGAGTGACCCACAACAAGTTGTGCACCGAGTGTCTCTCAGA GGGGATGATGTGCCTTTGACAGAGCAGACAGTCACCCAG